One Candidatus Vicinibacter affinis DNA window includes the following coding sequences:
- a CDS encoding T9SS type A sorting domain-containing protein: MKVIFIILSLTIASCTGSAQDRSFFNLIPDIGAVKGQCVFGSIECDSQYIYIVGDEVVSQDSNGRNKKVKPYFTKFDYQGNLIHSVVVGENDFSRPYKYENYPLFKRNDSIYYYNMYNWDDTTLQYLKNYIVAINMRSGKIVKKVKVEQPVSGDIIFSTHSEMDSGSNELIYVFRHIYHRQYTTDQYIYTYNDSLEQLSRIKVKNIQRRITIRYISFKGGFYHLIGDEFEVKNNELTHKGWLIYLKVDTLGNVIRENRLMTPGNIYTNGGFTYTIIKDEKDSGYYIGTNDNIDFVNDKLIPYIFHVSSELDTVYWRTRFQHSLYLEKGNASFINRITMLNDGSGMVICGSVFTQEVNEPDYGIIFKSNLNGDSLWTRDLQPLGWDSTRAWWMSMESIRTTPYNTLIVCGRVSDGSEEVIKGWLLHLDSEGCLVPGCDKVVSNTDIQSGKEKAFAIYPNPSISNHLYLLSRIGDQSKVTLELIDLSGKVLHTSHFNPQLGTQYLLQFPSDLLNGEYLLKIQGKAYHQIEKIVVIR; encoded by the coding sequence ATGAAAGTAATATTTATAATTTTAAGTTTGACCATCGCATCTTGTACGGGCTCAGCTCAAGATCGATCATTCTTTAACTTGATACCAGACATTGGAGCAGTCAAAGGGCAATGTGTATTTGGTTCCATAGAATGTGATTCACAATATATTTATATAGTCGGAGATGAAGTCGTTAGTCAGGATTCAAACGGTCGCAATAAAAAAGTTAAACCATATTTTACAAAATTCGATTACCAAGGAAATCTAATTCATTCTGTAGTAGTAGGGGAAAATGATTTTTCAAGGCCTTATAAGTATGAAAATTATCCACTCTTCAAAAGAAATGATTCTATTTATTATTATAACATGTACAATTGGGATGATACAACACTTCAGTATCTAAAAAACTATATAGTCGCCATCAATATGAGGTCAGGAAAGATTGTGAAGAAAGTTAAAGTGGAACAACCAGTCAGTGGTGATATTATTTTTAGTACTCATTCTGAAATGGATTCTGGTTCAAATGAGTTAATTTATGTATTCAGACATATATATCACAGACAATATACTACAGACCAATATATATATACTTACAATGACAGTCTGGAACAATTATCGAGAATAAAAGTAAAGAATATTCAAAGACGAATAACGATAAGATACATCTCATTCAAAGGTGGATTCTATCATCTCATTGGAGATGAATTTGAAGTTAAAAATAATGAATTGACGCACAAAGGATGGCTCATCTATCTTAAGGTGGATACATTAGGTAATGTAATAAGAGAGAATAGACTAATGACTCCCGGTAATATTTATACAAATGGAGGATTTACTTATACAATAATTAAAGACGAAAAAGACAGCGGCTATTATATCGGCACCAATGATAATATTGATTTTGTAAATGACAAGTTAATACCTTACATTTTTCATGTCTCTTCGGAACTCGATACCGTCTATTGGAGGACAAGATTCCAACACTCACTGTACCTAGAAAAAGGGAATGCTTCATTTATCAATAGAATTACCATGCTTAATGATGGATCTGGTATGGTCATCTGTGGATCTGTTTTCACGCAAGAAGTAAACGAACCAGACTATGGTATTATTTTTAAAAGTAACTTAAATGGCGATAGTCTTTGGACTCGAGATCTTCAACCCTTGGGTTGGGACAGTACCAGAGCCTGGTGGATGAGCATGGAAAGCATTAGAACCACACCTTATAATACTCTTATAGTATGTGGAAGAGTATCTGATGGGAGTGAAGAAGTGATTAAGGGATGGCTGCTACATCTTGACTCAGAAGGCTGTCTTGTTCCGGGTTGTGATAAAGTCGTAAGTAATACAGACATTCAATCTGGCAAAGAAAAAGCTTTTGCCATATACCCTAATCCATCAATATCAAACCATTTGTATTTACTCTCAAGAATTGGGGATCAATCAAAAGTCACTCTAGAATTAATTGACCTTTCTGGTAAAGTACTACATACCTCTCATTTTAATCCACAACTGGGGACACAATATTTATTGCAATTTCCAAGTGATCTATTAAATGGTGAGTACTTACTAAAGATTCAAGGAAAAGCGTATCATCAGATAGAGAAAATTGTTGTTATTAGATAG
- a CDS encoding DUF3109 family protein encodes MIAIQDKLISDEVVQAFFACELSICKGACCVDGDYGAPLEEEECKSLEDIIPALKPYLPEASYEKILKDGGYVFYEDVQTFGTQLMPEGPCVFMNYDEHGIAICGIEKAWKEGAVNFRKPISCHLYPIRVKHNPDQGFTALNYDRWHICRPACSNGLNNKIPLYKFLKEALIRKFGEAFYEELEAAAEELGKKELIS; translated from the coding sequence ATGATTGCAATCCAGGACAAATTGATCAGTGATGAAGTCGTACAAGCTTTCTTTGCATGCGAACTCAGTATTTGTAAAGGGGCCTGTTGCGTGGATGGTGATTACGGTGCCCCGCTGGAGGAAGAAGAATGCAAATCTCTGGAAGACATCATTCCCGCGCTTAAACCTTATCTTCCGGAAGCTTCCTATGAGAAAATACTAAAAGACGGTGGATACGTCTTTTATGAAGATGTGCAAACTTTTGGAACGCAATTGATGCCGGAGGGACCTTGCGTATTTATGAACTATGATGAACACGGAATAGCCATCTGCGGAATCGAAAAAGCCTGGAAGGAAGGCGCCGTCAATTTTCGAAAACCCATCTCCTGCCACCTCTATCCCATCCGGGTCAAACACAATCCTGATCAGGGTTTCACCGCACTGAATTACGACCGCTGGCACATTTGCCGGCCAGCCTGCTCCAACGGACTCAACAACAAAATTCCTTTATACAAATTCCTTAAAGAAGCACTCATTCGTAAATTTGGAGAAGCCTTCTACGAAGAACTGGAAGCAGCTGCGGAAGAACTTGGGAAGAAGGAGTTAATTAGTTAA
- a CDS encoding ATP-binding protein, with amino-acid sequence MVIKRNIEDRIREMSRKFPIVSLTGPRQSGKTTLLRSMFPEYQYVSLENPDIQDFALQDPRRFLENYGRYVILDEVQRVPHLFNYLQQKVDDDGIAGQYLLSGSQNFQLMESITQSLAGRVALFKLFPFSFRELKNAGWMSDTMEETIFKGFYPRIFSSEISPLDYYPNYFETYLQRDVRQLTAVQDLVIFRNFVRLCAGRISQPLNYQSLSSDAGISPPTAKAWMGVLEASHICYLLPPYFQNYSKRLAKSPKLYFTDVGLVANLLGISSPRDLQTHFSRGHLFENLIVSEIMKQGFEKEWNPQFYYWRESNGHEIDLLSETKNGYTIAEIKSASTINNSFFRNLQFFQKHSNADLQLRSWLIYGGNESQQRGFATIRPWNDLEGIF; translated from the coding sequence ATGGTTATCAAACGCAATATTGAGGATAGGATTAGAGAGATGTCCCGAAAATTTCCTATTGTATCTTTGACTGGACCACGCCAGTCTGGAAAAACAACCCTTTTAAGATCGATGTTTCCGGAATATCAATATGTTTCATTGGAAAATCCGGATATTCAGGATTTTGCTTTACAAGATCCTCGTAGATTTTTGGAAAATTATGGTCGTTATGTGATTCTGGATGAAGTCCAGAGAGTTCCCCATTTGTTTAATTATCTCCAACAAAAAGTAGATGATGATGGCATTGCTGGGCAGTATCTGTTGAGTGGATCGCAAAATTTTCAACTTATGGAAAGCATCACTCAGAGTTTGGCTGGTAGGGTTGCTTTGTTTAAATTGTTTCCTTTTTCTTTTCGTGAATTAAAAAATGCAGGTTGGATGTCAGATACCATGGAAGAAACCATTTTCAAGGGTTTTTATCCCCGAATTTTTAGTTCTGAAATATCTCCTTTAGATTATTATCCAAACTACTTTGAAACTTATCTACAACGTGATGTCAGGCAGTTGACCGCTGTCCAGGATTTGGTGATTTTCCGAAATTTTGTGCGTCTTTGTGCAGGTAGAATAAGTCAGCCCCTTAATTACCAATCCCTCTCAAGTGACGCAGGAATTTCACCACCAACTGCTAAAGCCTGGATGGGTGTTTTGGAAGCAAGTCATATTTGCTATTTACTACCTCCATATTTTCAAAATTATTCCAAGCGTTTGGCCAAGTCTCCAAAACTGTATTTTACCGATGTGGGACTAGTAGCAAATCTATTAGGCATTTCCTCACCAAGAGATCTTCAAACTCATTTTTCTCGGGGTCACCTGTTTGAAAATTTGATAGTATCTGAAATCATGAAACAGGGATTCGAAAAGGAATGGAATCCCCAATTTTATTATTGGAGAGAAAGCAATGGACATGAAATCGATTTGTTGTCAGAGACAAAAAACGGTTACACCATAGCAGAAATTAAATCTGCATCTACCATTAATAACTCATTTTTTCGAAATCTTCAATTTTTTCAAAAACATTCAAATGCTGATTTGCAACTCAGGTCGTGGCTGATTTATGGCGGGAATGAATCACAGCAAAGAGGCTTTGCTACAATAAGGCCTTGGAATGATTTGGAAGGAATTTTTTAA